The Xenopus tropicalis strain Nigerian chromosome 1, UCB_Xtro_10.0, whole genome shotgun sequence DNA segment GAGTTGAGAACACACTAAAACATGGGAAGGAGGAGTGCAAAATGGAGCTGGGGAGAATCAGAGGTAAAAGTGGagagaaaaatataaaagaagGTGGTTGAGCAAATGTGGTCTGAGGTACAAGAAGCACAAAGAAAAAATTAAGGGGGGGGTAGAAAGTAAAAGGGatagaaaaaaaactaattataaAATTAATGGGAAAGAAGATAAGGCTGATTAGAAGAGAGACCAAACAGAAAGACAAAGAAAATCATTGATAATGTAAACAAGTGGGCTAACATTAGGGGAGAGGTAAAGATggatgaaaaaataaagaagcagGGAGCAAAAAAACTATTCAAAGTATTTGAGCTCCCATATTTGTAAGTcacatattacatagttacatagggttgaaaaaagaccattgttcatcaagttcaacccatccgagtaaacccagcacacaacctatactaaccaatctatacactcacatacataaactatatatatatacaaccagtaatactaactgtagatattagtatcacaatagccttggatattctgcttgttcaaaaactcatccaggcccctcttaaaggcattaacagaatctgccattaccacatcactaggaagcgcattccacagcctcactgccctcaccgtgaaaaaccacctacgctgcttcaaatggaagctctgttcctctaatctataggggtgacctctggtgcgctgattgtttttatgggaaaaaagaacatcccccaactgcctataatcccctctaatgtacttgtacagagtaatcatgtcccctcgcaagcgcctcttttccagagaaaacaaccccaacctcgacagtctaacctcatagacTGTCGTATCTTTTCTGTCTGAGTGTTATTaaaaaaagtgtgtgtatgtgggggggggggctggcttaAATAGGGTGTTTTATACTAAAGTGCTTTCCGTTTGTTTGTCATTAGTATATTCTtatttagggccgtggcagacgggtagattagtcgttgtgcgacaaatctccccgaaatgccatcccactggctagaatgtaaatcgccggtgggatggcatacacagcaacGAAATCGGCAAAGTTTCCTCTGAAGGCGATTTTTTcaaatcgctgcgccgcgtatgccatcccaccggcgatttacattctagccggtgggatggcatttcggggagattagttgcccacaacaagggagatttgttgcgggcgactaatctccccgtctgtcacggcccttagagtTGGCTAACGCTGGTTAAGGGGATTGATACAGTTATGCATTTCAAAGAGTGCGTCTGCATTTTTCTGTTAGATCCTGTCTTTTACATGTTTATTTCACTTATACAGGGTTTTCAGGGTTTCGGATTTGGTGATGGGGGGTTCCAGATGTCATTTGGTATTGGAGCATTCCCTTTTGGAATATTTGCCACAGCCTTTAACATCAATGATGGCCGCCCTCCACCAGgtaacattttctttcatcaaAATGGCCATATACATAGAGTATAAACATGCTTAGTTGTCTAGGTAACAGAAAAAAACTTGAACTTTTGCTGATGCCGCTATGCATTGAGCCAAATAAAGTATATCTGAGTAAATACTGATGTGATCCTTGAGCCCAGATTTGGCCTAATCAATTTTTCACAAGTCTAAACAGATGATTGGGTAAAATTACTGTTTCAAACTCAAGAACAGACTGATAATCtaaggctagtggcacacagGGTTGATATTACTTTTGCATTGTCATACAAAATCCACTTGATGTGTGGTGCACTTGCACAAGGAGCTTATGGACACACATCAGCTTTTCTAAGCAGGCAGAGAAAATCCAGTCATCAGTCCCATGTGCAGTTAGCTTAAATtgaggataaaatgaaaaaacagcagcactccggagtCCCATGTGCAGTTAGCTTAAGGATAAAGTTAAAGGGGGTCCCATTGTATGCAACTATAAGGGATTTTTAGTCAATATTGATGATAAattttgtataaacaaacccctaatTTTTGTAATCTGCATCAGGATTTCAGATGCTAAATGCTAAAACCTGGCAGTCATTTAAAGCAGTAAGATTAGTTTGAATATCGGACGACAACATTTAAACAAGATAGCAACGCTTGCACACATCCCTATATACtaaggtgaccagatcacttaagAATTTAgggacatttaataaatacatgttgcagggcagtactgatttaatttaaattaaattgcaatcagttcagccatGCTAGCTTgattttttagacatgtccctaAATTTTCAGGTGATCTGGTCACTCTACTATATACGCCAAAAAGTGATCAACAATACCCCAGATCTATATCCAGCTGCAAAGCTATCTTGCCCTAACAGGTAGAAACCCTATTTCCTCTAATACAACCGATTTATATAGTATCAATGGGTGCCCCTCTTCTCTTGCATTGTTCCTAGGTttagatatattttataaaaacctACTTTCTCTGAGCCACCTCTATGTACTTTTCAATTACTctccctttaaatagtttttgcTTTCCAACAATTTTGTCTGTGGTTACAGCAGTCTCAATATCTTgacttgttattttttttcttacagcaGTTCCTGGGACTCCACAATATGTCGATGAACAGTTTCTCTCTCGTCTCTTCCTCTTTGTTGCCTTGGTGATTATGTTCTGGCTGCTAATTGCATGATGCTGGCTCCATGTGATAAAGACTAGGTTTAACAGACTGCATACCTTTCCTTGAAAATCACAAATCTGCCATATTATTACTCTTGTCATCAAAATGCGCCATTCTTGATGCCGTGCTCCACAGTTTGTAATGGATGACAGTTGGGTGCactacatttaaaatatatatatatattagagagaAATAAATAGTATTATTGACTAGGGATGAGCTTTGTAAGAGCagggttttctggaaaagcaTTGCAAAATGACAACAGGAAGGCAGCAGTGTAAGAAAAATAATACAACCAGTTGTGTAATATCAGGATGCAATTTGACTCACTTCAATATAACTTCTATAATGAATCAAATTACACTAGAAGATCAGATTACGTAGCTGACAAGGAGAGTGGAAGCCTGATTGGGAGTGAAGCACTTTCAGAGTCAAAATATGGAACCAAAATCACAAGATAAAGTTATTCAAGAGGATGAGTGATATAGGCATAACAGCAGAATAGAAGTTTGTACACAAATACCTAAAAGTCTCCAGATACTGAACTACTGTAGAAGGAACAATGGAAACCTCAGAACTGTGCAGAACACAGATTAATGCAACAGAAGAATGCCTGACCTGCAAGTGAAGCATATGGTGTGGAGTTGgagatattttctggcatttctGACACCAGACACAGCCCGATGTGTAGTCACCTCCAGTGAAGAGAATGCTGTTCATACTGTATTCCCTAAGAACTTATGACCCAGGTTGGGCTGAAATGATGTTGATTCCTCAATTTTATgagattttaatatttaaattacagTTAATTAAATGATACTTTTTGAAAGATATCTTGAAGTACTGCTAaagtatatatgaatataaagaaATTGAACATACTTTAAAAGGGATCCTATCACAAATTCCTTGGggtttttttgtccttttttttgtatatatgattAAATAGCACGATGCAGTTTGCAGAGAGACAtaagatatttttattttcttgggtTATTAGTCCCTGTCTTTGCTGAGCTTATATCTGATACTAtccttaaaggcacagtaacaacaaaaaatctTTTGCTTAACTTTTACTCCTCCATAGATTTTTAAGGGGCTTAACCCaagtattttatttacaaaatgcccTGCTGCAGCTTTTAATAATGGGTGATCAAGCAATAGGCACCCTGCATTTCTCTGAGCTGTGAACTGAAAGAGGAATCAAAAGTTTGACTGCCAAAGATCCTCCACTATGAAACTGATTTCTGTTTCAGTTGTGATTTTAGGGGCTACATTAAAGCGAAGTATAATTCTGGGTAAAGCAGTTAAAAAATCCAAAGGGGAGTCATTTTTACATATTACAGCAGTTTAGGGGTGGATTAATTACTACACGATTTTGGTGTCACCTTATGTGGTttaacagatgtaaaaaaaaaaaagttaatgtaaatgaGGAGGGAAACAGTCAAAAATCGGGGAGGACAGATGCTTCTTTTAGGAAGTTATAAATACTGTGTTAATTTTGCAATTAGTTCAAGTTTAGCCAGGCCACTTTTCTGTACCAATGGATTGGAGAAAAAATTATGTAAGTGCAGTAATGAAACCTACAATTTTCGGACTacgtgtgggctccaaattatcattcCAATAATTTTCGCGCCATGGCTATCTGTCGTttagtcgattggccaggttggataacgataaaatctgtataagtattgtgtatctgatatACTTGGGGGACCTACTATGGAACTCAATTTCATATGATTGATGTCTGCtattcatgttcagaacatcctacaatttcagtctgttAGTTTTAgactgttgcatttaaatgtatgatcgaTATCCGAATGTTCATTGGAAGAAGATTAAAATCTGAAAGTGCATGGCCAATATTACCCCAAATGAATGGATGTGGTATACAGATATATTTGGTTAAAGTAAAAAGCTCCTAGATGTGAGTTACTCCAAACTAGAAATGTTGACTTTGTAAGCCAGCAACCTTTCCTCTGATTCTGTAAAATCTATAATACAGGGAGAGGGCATGTGCACTTCAGAAATTGTAAGCCCTGCACAATTTTATTACCTTGGGCGACTAACCTCCTTGACaggccatcccaccggtgattcttgctgtgggatggcattttggggagattagtttccaGCTGTAACAAagatcacgggcgactaatctccccatgtgccactgccctaaacccCAGGATGGTACTCCTCCTCATAGATTTCAATTTGCTGCACGTGCTTGGTTACAACAGCGACAGCTGACCGCTGGGATCCTTCAGAACATGGCAGCTCTGGCATAGTGTCCTGTAACGGTGCAAACATTCCAAAGGAGAGAACCAGCCTGTGATTTAAAATTAGTGATTGTACTCACTAgcccagtttattttttttttttttttttttatagtgagaaTTGGTGAAGTTGCAGAATTCTTTTTTTGaagcagttgtactggcagattaaatagtttcaagaaagggttgggtGCCTGAGAAAATGCAGAGTCACCTTATGAACTTAGTACATGTTGATTCAGGCACTGTTCAAATTGCCCAGGAATTGAACTTATTTTCCTCCTCTGTGGCAAACTGGAATGACCAGAGCCATCAATAATTAGAAATAAGAGAAAGTGCTTAGGCGAGAGAACAAGCTCTTTACTACCAATCTGCGCCTCAGCCGGCCATTTACACCCAGCACGGTGATAACTGCTGGCATCTTACCAAAACTTCGCTGCCTTTATCCGTGTAAATAGGCACCATAACAATGGGAACGCCCAAGGTGGGAAGGACCTATGACCACAGCAGAGGAAGGGGGTGCGAGTCCCAAAAAAGAGGGTGGAAACTAACTGGCAGCGCCTTAGCTCCAGGTGCTATTTGATCCACCCAGGTTCCCGTCGGTCATGTAATTATATGATATCATCGGCGTTGGGATCTAGGCTGGAGCTGCACGAAGACAACAGAGCTAACGGAGCGCCAGGTATGTAAAACTGATGCATTATGGGACCGGTGAGAGCGGGACTCCAAATGTACCGGGGCTGGGGGAGGGGCGCCACTGCCAGCATTCTTACGAGCAGGGAGTGCTGGGCTTATCGCATAGGGGATACGTGTGGAAGTTGCAGGATGTGATGTAGTGTTGCATTATAAAGTTAAGTTACTGACTGCGCTACTGTCTTCATAAGGTTCTGCCTTCTACTGCCTGCTATCGTCATATCCATAGCAAGAAATTGATCATAGTGCCATCGAAAATGGCTGTGTGTTGTCAGAAACAGCAAAGCCGAATGCATGAATGAAAACAAATACATGACGTAAATATATCAGCTTACTTTCAGAAGGGAGAACCATATACTCATCTGGAATTGTATTTTGGAGGGGAGGGAACATTTGTTGCTCTGTATAACCATTTCCTCTAAGTTTTAGCCTCCAAAAGTAATTCTGACCCataacacatttattttattattttaacttgTGAGTGGGCTTGCAGGTTTCAGTAATATAGTACAGTTATAGTGTCTCTCCAGTGAAATGTGGgggcatggggttttctggataagaaattTCAAGCACTGTCTAAAATCGTTAAACATAAGTAAGCCCTTAAATAGATTTCTATGGGAACCTGTACTTCTGAGATTTGTGGATAGTGAGATTCCGTATAAGAGATCCCATGCAGTATAACTTATATACATTTTGTGTCTCCTAACAGTTGCAGTTGTGTAAGTACTTATGAATTAGTTAACACTGTTTACTGGACTTCAGTACGTGTATGGTCTTTCAGGGACTGTGAATAGGTTACACTTTTCAGTTCAGTAGCATGCATTTTCACTCATAATTGCCTTTAGTGGCTTTGCTGCAAATACATCAAGGGTGCTGCATAGTGAAATAAATTATTAActgtaaaatacaattttttggtTAGGCACCTTATGTAGGTACCCCAGCTGCCCAATCTATATGTCCCTAAGTGTTCTCTATACTTTGTATCTCTTATTTACTCACTTTTGTTTCATATATTATGTTAAACTAAATATTTCGTAAGATATTATTTATTGCTAATGCCAGGTGGGGCTAATTCTGAGCCTGTGGATAAAGACAGGAGAAtaagcccctacactggcatcagccttttccAGGCGGGCTTTCTGTACGTAAATGTGTGAGTAtgcatttcagcaccaaaaaaaaaatgctcaatgAGCTTGTACATGAGCCAATGCAATTACTttgagtgcaggcacagggaaagacaAGTCAAGGGCTGTTTCTGTGGCATGCATAAAATGATTCTGGGGCTGTTTCTGTAAAGCAGTTTATCAGGGAATTCAAAAGCACAAATAGTATGTGGGGGAAAACCTGACTAGATTTGTATGAGGAgcctatagatcagtgatccccaacctgtggcttgtgagcaatatgttgctcaccacccccttagaggccactgggagcaatctCTTGCTTGGAGACGAGTTTTCAAAGCataaaaacacagttttactccaagtagagcctccttCAGGtcaacagtccacatggggcttatTCTATATCCTCAAGGAATTattttcatgcttatgtggctcaccAACCTTTTACATCTCAATATGGctaacaagtaaaaaaaggttgggaatgcCTGCCATAGATGCTAAGGACCAGTAAAACcgaaacaaaaattttttatatGTCATGCTTTGCCATTTctgtcctgtaaaaaaaaaaaaaatatgaaggagGACTTAAATTTCTGTGTTCCACacatttttatctatttttatcttttatctgttcCCTAAACAAAGCTTTACGTCTGTTTTGTTCAGTGTATACCTACAGTAGATAATGCATGATTCTAAACTGCACCCAAAAGTCCTATCCAATATTTGCAAACACACATGCTTTCTAAACATGGTGCTgtattttcaaaaatgcaaagtGAATATCATTTGTAGATACTCTTATCAATTATGGCTAATCTTGGGTGAAACTATTGAgcataattttattattttttgtaagtCATGAGAAATGTGACAGATTGTATGGCGTAGCCTCCCTCTCTTATCTTTAAGaatagggtctctgtactgttggGTATGCAACTCTGTCACTTGACATCTCTCACTACTCATTACCTCATCAAAATAAACTGACTAACCTTATATCACAGCAGCATTATAAGAGTTTATGTATGACAAGCACTCACTGGAGTCCAGGTCACTTTTAATTTCCATCCAGAATTGTATATCCAATCCCTTCCTGTGGTTGGCTTGGCATTCATTGAGAAGTAACATAACACAATATATATGAGTAGGTAGTAAACCTAAATAACTCTGCAATCCCTTTAGCTCCACAGGCTTGCaacttaccgtatttttcgccctataagacgctacggaatataagacgcacccaattttaaaggaggaaaatctagaaaaaaaagattctgaaccaaatactgtagtaaaatattttatatcaactgtataaagttaattgtctctgggtttgcacataatgaggcttcccccagcccccccaagtatccttcagcttcccccagggccccccccaagtatccttcagcttcccccagggccccccccaagtatccttcagcttcccccagggccccccccaagtatccttcagcttcccccaggccccccccaagtatccttcagcttcccccagggcccccccccaagtatccttcagcgtcccccaggacctccaggcatcctccagctcccccacggcacccccagcccccccaagtatccttcagcttcccccagggcccccaagcaccttccatgtccccccagcggcctccggcacCCTTGATGTCTTCTTCTCTCTGCCGcagctcccagctgcttctgtgctttcataaggttgcgccctgtgcgtgtgacgtcagtacgcacgggcgcaaccttataaaagcgaggatgcggcagagagccgcggcacatagaggaagatgcAGTTCGacatataagacgcaccaacttttcccgcccagttttggggaagaaaaagtgcgtcttatacagcgaaaaatacggtaggtGTCCTCTTTCATTCAGCCCTCTCCTTCGGCTTTTTCTCTTTGTCTCCCctctttatcatttttttttctcttgtattTATCTTGTTTATATTTGTTCactttcacacaaaaaaaatttttttcaaatagtaaaccacttttttttttttttttttacccattttcttgaaagttatgttttaaaaaagAGGTTTCATTCCACCCCCATGTTTCTGATTAGCAGCTCAGAAAGCGTCTTTAAACTATAAGAGTTAGATCCATTATTTCATTACTGCCTTCTCTGAAAAACAGTAATTTGGGAGCACCAAGAAGTTTGAGAGGAAGCTCAGTGGTGAAAATGATTTCTACGTTAATATTTGCTCTTAGTGCAAGTAATACCAAGAATAATATAATTCTCTACTTAAAAGAGaagggattctgtcttgatttttatggtggactagattatactgtttacatgtatgtatgtctttatgaaaagttacttatgtacacagtgctgtacagtagaatacattaatacaaacggggttaaagataataatagataaatacaaggtataacaataaatacaaataaagacacaagaggatggaggtcactgccctgtagagcttacaatctagatggaagggtaacttacagacacaaataggcaaatataagtgctgtaggtcacagcgggtgacactacaatataagtgctagttcccagatcaggtgctgtgtgagtgctccaagaggtagtctttaagtttagttttaaaaagactcagagaggattctctccggaggaaatcagggagggcattccaaatgtaaggggcagcaaggcagaaaggtttaaggcgggaaacagcagtagtagtggggggtgcaaccaagcggttgGTCTGTGAGGATCAGAGGAGGCGGCCAGGAATGaacagagacacaagagaagagatgtagtgaagagcagaggaatggagggctttgaaggttaagagaaggagtttgtaagatattgtttgtttaatgggaagccacgaaaaagactttagcaggggaagggcctgaactctcctggatgagaggaggagaattctggcagcagtatttcaTATAGACtgtagggagagatgggagttagggaggccagttagagcaggttacagtagtcaagtcgggataggatgagagcatgcatgagcagcctagctgttgaagtagaaagaaagggatggattttggcagtATTGCGTAAGAAAATGACTTTTGAcagtgcaaataattcactctaccattaaaaattttattcttgagccaactcagtgcattgtgccttattctgagctttcagaaggagccagtgctacacattagaactacttccaagtaacctattgtttctcctactccattgtaactggaggagtcccaagccggacttggatttgttactattgagtgctattctgatatctactgggagctgctatcttgttaccttcccgttgttctgctgattgactgcaGGGTGGGTGGGGAGAGAGtggggtgatgtcactccaacttgcagctcagcagtaaagtgtgactgaagtttatcagagcataggtcacatggctgtggctctcatggaaatgaagaatatggctagccccatgtgaaattttaatattaaatagaaaaaatatagatttcaatgcaggattctgcttgagaagctctattaactgatgtgttttgataaaaacatgttttcccatgacagtattcctttaaatctaTAGGCAGACTTTTGTTCAAATGTTGCAAAAGGAGGAATACCATTGAGCAGTTAAAAtgttcttatttgttctttgtgtattttgtaaTGTCCCTAAATGTTCTTTCCAGATGGAACATTTCTTGTTAAGAGAACTTTCATTCAGGATATCCAGATGAGGGCTAGTGACTCAAGGTATGTATTTACATAATACACTATTCCTCAATGGAAAGCAGTATAAGTACATTgctaatgagtttttttttttttttctgtgtcttaGGGACAGTCTCTCACCAAAGGTGTTCTCACCTGCGGACACTTGGACAGAGCAGTGCCTCAGCTGCAGCCTGCGTCTGACAGGACCTGCTATGGTAGCAACAGTTTCTCAATTACATTTGCTAATTTTGGCCCTTGGTGTCACAGTAGGGCAGgttattgcaactttttttttttttttttttttttttttgcaataacctTATATAAAGGAGGATGATCCACCAAATTACATTTCATAAAATAACTTATGATGTTGATATTTTGTCTGTAGTTTGTTTTGATGTTGCTGGATTATTAAATCTTGGAGATATGAGAGAGAGGGTCACATGGCACATTTTCCCCCAGTATTACATTGCATAGTATGTGCAGGAAGCTTAATAGCAATCATCTGTCACTGTGTACACAATGAAGTCATGCATTTTCTGCCCGAAATCCTTCTATTGTGCTCATAGACAGGCACTTGCTATTAAAGCCTGGCTTACTGCTTGCTctgttcagcattttttttagcTGGCAGGGAAAACTGCAGTGTGATATTACCCTTAGGGCCTTGCCTGGTCTGAGAGATGGTTTGAGAAAAATACAGTGAGATAATATTAGGCAGGGCCATCACCATTGAGAACAAATTAATGGAACCTGTCAGACAAAAGGCTGAAATTTGCAGGGGGTGAGCAAAAAGGATGCTTTGAAGTAGTCACCCTTTAGTGATGTGGATGCGAAGATTAGGGGTTACAGGAAAAAGGGAAGAGAAGATACAATAATGTGTAACAATgtcaacatttaaaaatgttgacGAAAGTCCTATAATCCATTCAAGCATTAGTAATACATAGCATACAAAACAAAAGGTaacaaagaatacattttattgtttgGTGTGTAGATTGTAACTTTTTGAACTCCATTTCAAGCCCCCTTCCCATAATTTTATACAATGTTGAGTTACACACTATGGTATATACACTAAAATTCTGTTACCTTGGTCTTAACTGAGTTTCTGCTTTTCACAGGTCGTTTCTCATTACAAGTTCCATCCTGAATGCTTCTCATGTTCTGGCTGCAAAGCAATGATTGGGGAGGGAGAATCCTTTAGCCTAGTGCAGGGGACAGCATTGTACTGGTGAGAGTTATTCATTAATGCATGTTTAGGAATGTTATGGAAACCTTTGCTCTTTCATACAACTTGCTTTCTAATTGCAGTGGTCCATGTCAAAAGCTGCTACTTTTACAGCCAAAGTTTGAGGGTCTTTGCATTGAATCAGCACAGGAGCATGATCCTCATATGTTAACCCTTCTGCGCCTCCCACCTCAAGCTGGAGGCAATAGGGGTTTCTCTGTGTCAAGAGAGAACATGCAGGTCACACAGTGAGTATAAATCTTTAAACTTTGTTGTTTTGGACCCCTTTACTACTAACACTAAGCATATATGTTGGGTTATATATACATGAGGTACAGTATTCATCTCAAATAAGCTTCCTACAACcaattatatatattctattaaagGAAAAGATCAATGTagaaattaaactgggtaaaatagatagactgcgcaaaatgaaaaatgttttcaataccgTTAgttagcaaaaatgtaatctataaacgCTGGAGCGGGCAGATGTCAAATtcacagtggatataaaaaactttttccacctttaatgtgacctataaactgtaccactcaattgaaaaacaaactgaaatcttttaggtggagggaagaaaaccaaaacaactaaaaaatgtggttgcataagtgtgcacaccctcttctaactggggatgtagctgtgttcagaattaagcaatcacattcaaaatcatgttaaataggaatcagcatacacctgccatcatttaaagtgcctctgattaaccccaaataaagttcagctgctccagttggtctttcctgatatttttttagttgcatcccacagcaaaagccatggtccccagagagcttccaaagcatcagagggatctcattgttaaaagatatcagtcaggagaagggtacaaaagaatttccaaggcattagatataacatggaacacagtgaagacagtcatcaagtggtgaaatatggcacaacagtgacattaccaagaactggacgtccctccaaaattgatgaaaagacgagaagaaaactcaTCAGGGaagctaccaagaggcctacagcaacattaaaggagctgcaggaatatctggcaagtactggctgtgtggtacatgtgacaacaatctcccatattcttcatatgtctgggctatggggtagcgtggcaagacgaaagccttttcttacaaagaaaaacatccaagccaggctacattttccaaaaacacatctgaagtctcccaaaagcatgtgggaaaaggtgttatggtctgatgaaaccaaggttgaactttttggccataattccaaaaaacatcaccaaaagaacaccatacccacagtgaagcatggcggTGGCAGCagcatgctttggggctgtttttcttcagctggaactggggccttaattaagatagagggaattatgaacagttccaaatacctgtcaatattggcacaaaaccttcaggcgtGTGCTAGAAAGCTGagcatgaggaggaacttcatctttcagcatgacaatgacccaaagcatacatccaaatcaacaaaggaatggcttcactggaagacgattaaagttttggaatggcccagacctgaatccgattgaaaatctgtggggtgatctgaagagggctgtgcacaggagatgccctcgcaatctgacagatttggagtgtttctgcaaagaagagtgggcaaatcttgcaaagtcaaaatgtgcc contains these protein-coding regions:
- the rnf185 gene encoding E3 ubiquitin-protein ligase RNF185 → MPGHRKRCSDQLMWSPFLWLETRPNRQVCPVCKAGISREKVIPLYGRGSTGQEDPREKTPPRPQGQRPEPENRGFQGFGFGDGGFQMSFGIGAFPFGIFATAFNINDGRPPPAVPGTPQYVDEQFLSRLFLFVALVIMFWLLIA